A part of Micromonospora chersina genomic DNA contains:
- a CDS encoding response regulator transcription factor, giving the protein MESPRPRLLLVEDDRALTGLLADLLTEEGYEVDVAGDGHSGLHHALTRDYQLMVVDRGLPALDGLALVARLRARGVTCPVLLLTARGSVDDRVEGLDAGAEDYLVKPFEVAELLARLRALRRRHPEAAGWLPLGRRRLDVDNRRVLDGAGEIPLSAREFAVLHALAGRPTKVFTRAELLSTVFDNADAPGTVDACVHHLRRKLGRDAVRTVHGLGYRLGPG; this is encoded by the coding sequence GTGGAGAGCCCCCGCCCCCGCCTGCTGCTGGTCGAGGACGACCGCGCCCTCACCGGCCTGCTCGCCGACCTGCTGACCGAGGAGGGGTACGAGGTCGACGTGGCCGGCGACGGGCACAGCGGCCTGCACCACGCGCTGACCCGCGACTACCAGCTCATGGTGGTCGACCGGGGGCTGCCGGCGCTGGACGGGTTGGCGCTGGTCGCCAGGTTGCGGGCCCGCGGTGTGACCTGCCCGGTGCTGCTGCTGACCGCCCGGGGATCGGTCGACGACCGGGTGGAGGGGCTGGACGCGGGCGCGGAGGACTACCTGGTCAAGCCGTTCGAGGTGGCCGAGCTGCTGGCCCGGCTCCGGGCGCTGCGCCGCCGGCACCCGGAGGCGGCCGGCTGGCTGCCGCTCGGGCGGCGCCGGCTGGACGTCGACAACCGCCGGGTGCTCGACGGCGCCGGGGAGATCCCGCTCTCCGCCCGCGAGTTCGCCGTGCTGCACGCCCTCGCCGGCCGGCCGACGAAGGTCTTCACCCGGGCCGAACTGCTCAGCACCGTCTTCGACAACGCCGACGCGCCGGGCACCGTCGACGCCTGCGTCCACCACCTGCGCCGCAAGCTGGGCCGGGACGCCGTGCGCACGGTGCACGGGCTGGGCTACCGGCTCGGGCCGGGCTGA
- a CDS encoding DUF3152 domain-containing protein, translated as MGGRRGRDRGLHRRRRASRAGALTLVVLLVAAGLAGYAARRHPDLLVAAGVRAGAPAAGPARPAMTRPAAPPVPAAGRVPPGISYPARGTGAFRTATGVGAVAGRSGELLRYRVAVEDGIGNVDVERFAREVAVTLADPRGWTGDGRWRLQRVGRDDPADFTVLLTTPVTRGRLCADTTDRYTSCRNGDQVVINVARWVHGVPHFPDLGRYRQYLLNHEVGHRLGQGHELCPRAGGPAPVMEQQTLGLHGCTPNAWPLVDGAPHSGPSGQYDDPIPAED; from the coding sequence GTGGGCGGGCGGCGTGGGCGGGACCGGGGGCTGCACCGTCGGCGGCGGGCGTCCCGCGCCGGCGCCCTGACCCTGGTGGTGCTGCTGGTCGCGGCCGGGCTCGCCGGGTACGCCGCCCGGCGGCACCCGGACCTGCTGGTCGCGGCCGGCGTGCGGGCCGGCGCCCCGGCCGCCGGGCCGGCCCGCCCGGCGATGACCAGGCCCGCCGCACCGCCGGTGCCGGCCGCCGGCCGGGTGCCGCCCGGCATCAGCTACCCGGCCCGGGGTACGGGCGCCTTCCGCACCGCCACCGGCGTGGGCGCCGTGGCCGGCCGCAGCGGCGAACTGCTCCGGTACCGGGTCGCCGTGGAGGACGGCATCGGCAACGTCGACGTGGAGCGCTTCGCCCGGGAGGTGGCGGTGACCCTGGCCGACCCCCGCGGCTGGACCGGCGACGGCCGGTGGCGGCTGCAACGGGTCGGACGCGACGACCCGGCCGACTTCACGGTGCTGCTGACCACGCCGGTGACCCGGGGCCGGCTCTGCGCCGACACCACGGACCGCTACACCTCCTGCCGCAACGGCGACCAGGTGGTGATCAACGTGGCCCGCTGGGTGCACGGCGTGCCGCACTTCCCCGACCTCGGCCGCTACCGGCAGTACCTGCTCAACCACGAGGTCGGGCACCGGCTCGGCCAGGGTCACGAACTCTGCCCCCGGGCCGGCGGCCCGGCGCCGGTCATGGAGCAGCAGACGCTCGGCCTGCACGGCTGCACCCCGAACGCCTGGCCACTCGTGGACGGCGCGCCGCACAGCGGCCCGTCCGGCCAGTACGACGACCCGATCCCGGCCGAGGACTGA
- a CDS encoding DUF2786 domain-containing protein — MPDAEQVLADALAAARGTDVRAAERALDRLVVGDPPAVDAALLARLTHGVARLWPRGWQPVDLERIATRRLTPRGARLVRDALAAQRRAMPQPVPSWFDDQLAELDARWDGDPGWLDRRADGDRISALRDAVDALALLEGLPPIAVLRPPPGGPAAAPRAAAPPTGSRMLDRVRALLAKAESTTFPAEAEALTGKAQELMARHSIDAALLDAAAERPDRPGGVRLGTDAPYAAAKALLIQEVAAANRCESIWSDDLGFATVLGFPADLTAVELLHTSLLVQATAAMLRGRGERRAGSGRRTKGYDESFLNAFALRIGERLRAATATAAEERADDRLLPVLAARSDAVKERVDQLFPGVTRHRLQVRDAEGWTSGTTAADRASLDAGTPTRRPVRGGR; from the coding sequence GTGCCGGACGCCGAGCAGGTGCTCGCCGACGCCCTCGCGGCGGCGCGCGGCACCGACGTACGCGCGGCCGAGCGGGCCCTCGACCGGCTGGTGGTCGGCGACCCGCCGGCCGTGGACGCGGCGCTGCTCGCCCGGCTGACCCACGGCGTGGCGCGGCTCTGGCCGCGCGGCTGGCAACCCGTCGACCTGGAGCGGATCGCCACCCGACGGCTGACCCCGCGAGGCGCCCGGCTGGTCCGGGACGCGCTGGCCGCGCAGCGGCGGGCCATGCCCCAGCCGGTCCCGTCCTGGTTCGACGACCAGCTCGCCGAGCTGGACGCGCGATGGGACGGCGACCCGGGCTGGCTGGACCGCCGCGCCGACGGCGACCGGATCAGCGCGCTGCGGGACGCCGTCGACGCCCTCGCCCTGCTGGAGGGCCTTCCGCCCATCGCGGTGCTGCGCCCGCCGCCCGGCGGTCCGGCCGCCGCCCCGCGCGCCGCCGCCCCGCCCACCGGCTCCCGGATGCTGGACCGGGTACGCGCGCTGCTGGCCAAGGCCGAGTCGACCACCTTCCCGGCCGAGGCGGAGGCGCTCACCGGCAAGGCGCAGGAGCTGATGGCCCGGCACAGCATCGACGCCGCCCTCCTCGACGCCGCCGCCGAGCGACCCGACCGGCCCGGCGGGGTGCGGCTCGGCACCGACGCCCCGTACGCGGCCGCGAAGGCGCTGCTCATCCAGGAGGTGGCGGCGGCCAACCGCTGCGAGTCGATCTGGTCCGACGACCTGGGCTTCGCCACCGTCCTCGGCTTCCCGGCCGACCTGACCGCCGTCGAGCTGCTGCACACCTCGCTGCTGGTGCAGGCCACCGCCGCGATGCTGCGCGGCCGGGGCGAGCGCCGCGCCGGCAGCGGCCGGCGCACCAAGGGCTACGACGAGTCCTTCCTCAACGCGTTCGCGCTGCGCATCGGGGAGCGGCTGCGGGCGGCCACCGCCACGGCGGCCGAGGAACGGGCCGACGACCGCCTGCTCCCGGTGCTGGCCGCCCGCTCGGACGCCGTGAAGGAGCGGGTCGACCAGCTCTTCCCCGGCGTCACCCGGCACCGGCTCCAGGTCCGCGACGCCGAGGGCTGGACCTCGGGCACCACGGCCGCCGACCGGGCCTCGCTCGACGCCGGCACGCCGACGCGCCGACCGGTACGCGGCGGCCGCTGA
- a CDS encoding YciI family protein, whose protein sequence is MLLIWNRPGFVEELSEEERNAIFSDVDVIMKELTESGELVGGEALAHPSQTRTVRPGAGGAEITDGPFVESKEQFAGYLMVDCETPERAAEIAASWPDVARGVGVLEVRPVMEQAGTEM, encoded by the coding sequence ATGCTGCTGATCTGGAACCGGCCCGGCTTCGTCGAGGAGCTGTCCGAGGAGGAGCGGAACGCCATCTTCAGTGACGTCGACGTCATCATGAAGGAGCTGACCGAGTCCGGCGAGCTGGTGGGCGGCGAGGCGCTCGCCCACCCGTCGCAGACGCGTACCGTCCGGCCCGGCGCCGGGGGCGCCGAGATCACCGACGGGCCGTTCGTGGAGAGCAAGGAGCAGTTCGCCGGCTACCTGATGGTCGACTGCGAGACCCCCGAGCGGGCCGCCGAGATCGCCGCCAGCTGGCCGGACGTCGCGCGCGGCGTCGGCGTGCTGGAGGTGCGGCCGGTGATGGAGCAGGCCGGGACGGAGATGTGA